The Pelobates fuscus isolate aPelFus1 chromosome 2, aPelFus1.pri, whole genome shotgun sequence genome has a segment encoding these proteins:
- the PTX3 gene encoding pentraxin-related protein PTX3, producing the protein MHYREMMTLTTWVCSIWCLSSALTIAAMISVENNIDNGILVTEEVTLTDCQVKELTRWDKLFTLLENSQMRENMLLQSVDEVIKVELQALRGEVLQFAGDLSGKCANDIDTATLKITQQLDKSLSSKCFQVLEQGNSLEASHGNVLEQSLQLSLNISDRLDSLERGLQEKAEEDGALKNLATAGCQQTEAALDSAIKELEQLKSAIKQTQIWINKRSLPAGCDSAILFPMRSPKIYASVHPVDMTLEAFTFCVWIKVTEALDKTVVFSYGTKRNPYEIQLYLNNQSSVLVIGGGNNVVSAENVFEPGQWSQLCSTWSSEDGHVAVWANGEIKEQFFDVSKGRAIPDRGIFQLGQEKNGCCVGGGFDESLAFSGKITGFNLWDRVLSDEEIVATGDENGCNIRGNIVGWGTTEIQAHGGSLYVH; encoded by the exons ATGCATTACAGAGAAATGATGACTTTGACTACATGGGTTTGTTCAATTTGGTGCCTGTCCTCTGCTCTGACTATTGCTGCTATGATCTCAGTAGAGAACAACATAGACAATGGGATTCTGGTGACTGAAGAAG TGACTTTAACCGATTGCCAAGTGAAGGAGTTGACCCGATGGGACAAGCTATTCACCCTGCTGGAGAACTCCCAAATGAGAGAGAACATGCTGCTGCAGTCAGTGGATGAAGTTATTAAGGTGGAACTGCAGGCTCTGAGAGGGGAAGTCTTGCAGTTTGCAGGTGATCTCTCAGGGAAGTGTGCCAATGACATTGACACTGCCACCTTAAAGATCACACAGCAACTGGACAAGTCGCTGTCTTCTAAATGCTTCCAAGTTCTAGAACAAGGCAACAGTTTGGAAGCTTCCCATGGAAACGTTCTGGAGCAATCCCTCCAGCTGAGCCTCAACATCAGCGATAGACTGGACAGTCTGGAGAGAGGATTGCAGGAGAAAGCTGAGGAAGATGGTGCCTTGAAGAATCTAGCTACAGCAGGATGCCAGCAAACAGAGGCAGCTCTAGACTCCGCCATAAAGGAGCTGGAACAGCTGAAGTCTGCCATAAAGCAAACCCAGATATGGATCAACAAACGCTCCCTGCCTGCAG gTTGTGATTCAGCAATATTATTTCCCATGAGATCACCCAAAATTTATGCAAGTGTGCATCCAGTAGACATGACCTTGGAAGCATTCACGTTTTGCGTATGGATTAAAGTAACAGAGGCCTTGGACAAAACTGTTGTCTTCTCCTATGGCACCAAGCGTAACCCCTACGAAATCCAGCTATACTTAAACAATCAGTCGTCTGTACTCGTAATAGGTGGTGGGAATAACGTGGTATCTGCTGAGAATGTGTTTGAACCAGGACAGTGGTCACAGCTGTGTAGCACATGGAGCTCAGAAGATGGCCATGTAGCAGTTTGGGCCAACGGAGAAATTAAAGAACAGTTTTTTGACGTGTCAAAGGGTCGGGCTATCCCTGACCGAGGAATTTTCCAACTTGGTCAAGAAAAGAATGgatgctgtgtaggagggggctttGACGAGTCATTAGCATTCTCTGGAAAAATCACAGGCTTCAATTTATGGGATAGAGTTCTCAGTGATGAAGAGATAGTGGCAACAGGAGatgaaaatggttgcaatatTCGGGGAAATATTGTTGGGTGGGGAACTACAGAAATCCAGGCACATGGGGGTTCTTTATATGTCCATTAG